The Oncorhynchus nerka isolate Pitt River linkage group LG11, Oner_Uvic_2.0, whole genome shotgun sequence genome includes the window tccataacctgagtggaaaccagattgcataccgagagaatactatagacatcaataaagccagtcagttgattattgacaagtttttacaacacttttgataaacagggcaaaatagaaataggcctataacagctaggatcagcttgatctccccctttaaataaaggacaaacTGTTGGCAGCCTTCCAAGCATTGGTAACCTccccaggaaggagagagaggcttggcgatgataggggcagcagccttaaagaagaaagggtgtaaaccatctgacccagatgttttttggggtcaagtttaaggagctcctttagcaccttggactcagtgactgcctgcaagGAGTAACTTTGTAGCGGGACAGGGGGAAAATGGAGAAGCTTCagggatagtcgcattagaaggggtgggagatgagaaaatgttggacaggcaaggaggcatggctgagtcaaatacttaccaagacgacattgaatgttcctgagtggccgagagacagttttgacttaaattgtatTAAACATATatgacaagacttgaaaatggctgtctagcaatgatcaccaaccaacttgacagggcttgaagaattaaaaaaatagtaaagggcaaatattgtacaatcaaggtttgcaaagctcttagagacttacccagaaagacccaccgctgtaatcgctgcccaaggtgattctaacatatttattttccattaatcatttatttattttgaaattaagagttttgtgtagatcgttgacaataAATTCCAATGAAattcattttaatcccactttgtaacaacaaaatgtggaaaaggtaaaggggtgtgaatactttctgaaggcactgtactgttttcttctctttctctgtctgaccctaaccccccccccgtctctctctaacccccgaCCCCAGTACCTGTGTGAGATCCAGTTTGATGACAACCTGAAGTTCAAGACGTTGGTGAACGAGGAGGAGGCGGAGGCGATGAGGCTGCAGCCGTtgggcagagacagacagggcctgatgtactggctgcagactgacgCCCAACACAACATCCGACTGTACACAGAGGAACAGGACGACTGGGACGGATCCACCTGGAGCTGTATCGTCAGGTAATGATGCATGGATGGATGTATGGAAAGATAGATGAGATATATTTTGTGTAACCCTAGTAGGAGCAtctgagaagagagaaagggtgtatgtacagtgctgtgaaaaagtatttgccccctacTTTTGCATATTGTTGATTCTGAATGTTATTAGATCTTCAACCTAAACCTAATAATAGATaaaaagggaacctgagtgaacaaataacacaacaatgacatttatttcataaacaaagttatacaacacccaatgcccccgtgtgaaaaagtaatttcccccttacactcaataactggatggcctaacattctcctgtagaattatctgataatagaaggaaccatgaactCTGCTCTGTGTcggagaattctacaggagaatgtcaggccatccgtctgtgagctgaagcgcagctgggtcatgcagcatgacaatgatccaaaacacacaatcaagtctacatgaaaatggttaaaaagcaaCACATTCAAAGTCCAGAcgtaatcccaattgagatgttgtggcaggacttgaaacgagcagttcatgcttcAAAACCAacaaatgtcgctgagttaaagcagttctgcatacAAGTGTGGgtcaaaattcctccacagcgatgtgagagtctgatcaacaactacaggaagcatttggttgcagtcattacagctaaaggtggcacaaccagttgttGAGTCCAACTactttgttaattaaataaattAAGTATATATTTTTGCGGTTATTAGTAAACTCGGGTTCCCTTTacctaatattaggttttggttgaagatctgataacattcagtatcaaaaatatgcaaaaattgAGAATATCAGAAAGGGGCAAATGCTTTTTTATGGCACCGTATGTTCAGAATGTTCTGTTTGTCCTCAGAACCCGGAATGACTTAGCGAAGCTTTGGACCTCCTGAAGACCCAGCTGGATCCAGAACAcaaggagaaagaggaaggagagatggagaaagagatggacagagagaagggagggtcCAACTGTGCCACAcctgtggagagggggagaagaggccAGGAGGAGGGTAAGGGTTCTTTTGTTACCTGTAATAGGATGGTGTAGTTAGTAGTAACATGATCATGTGGTCACTACTGCTCTATTATAATTGTGTTATTATGAATGAATGTTGGAACCAGAGCTGCAATATAACATGTCAACATGTGTGGTGGTTTTTCAAGGTGAAGCTGGAGGAGAGGtaaaggtggaggaagaggaagcGGCAAGACAGATGAGGAAGGCTGAGGAAGACGAGAagaagagtaaagagagagggaagaacgaGGAAGATGAGGAAAAGCGAGAGAAGAGTAGATCATCTTCCTACCCAGAGTCCACTAGTACGGACGTCAACATGGCGTCTTTAGCAGAGAAGGAAACCCCAACCAAGCTTGCACCGGTAGTCTCAGTGAAGGAGGAAAACATTGCAGTTGAGATGAAGGAAGAAAGGGAGAAGGAAAAACAAGGtgagaaagaagagggagagaaacagagcgggaggaaggaggagaggtcaGAAGTGATTGACAACAGAGTGAGCACCATCACCGCACTGGTCAAAGAGGAACCCCAAACGCTTAGCAACTCCCCTAGCAATGCTGTCTCCGTCGTCATGGTGCCTATCTCGGCAACGATGAAACAGGAAGTTCCTCCTGTGAAGGAGGAAGCGGAGAGGGCGCTGAGGACCGATCAGCAGGCCAAGATACCACTGAAGAAGAGAGAGCTCTTTGGCGCCAAccgtcaccatagcaacacacatcacaacaacaatGACATGCACAGCAACCATCACAACAACAGCCATAGCAGCAGTACTAGCAGTAGCATCATCGTCCGTAACCCTTCAGTAACACATACCAAGGAGGAGCAGCTGGGGAGGCAGTCAACTCCTGATGGGGGCCTGGCAGTCACACTGCCAGAGGAGCTGACCAATGGGGGGGCTCCCCTAAACGGGCTTGGGGGGCTCATAGGGGGTATATGTCATGTGGGGGTCATCTGCAGGCCGGCATCGCAGCAACAAGATGGCGGATCGGTCTGTACGGAGAGAACCAGACTAGGgtcagaggagggggaggagagggccaGAGCTCCAgacaaggagaggagcaggcagtCAGTCCTGGTGAGGAAGAGTCCTGgctggggagagactggagccccATCACCCCTGGAGcctagaggacaggagagacaggcaggaggagaggagagggaaggagagagagcgaggaacgAGCAAGGAGAGAGATcgagggagaggttaggagaggatggaagagagaaagcgagggagaATTTACATGGAGACCAGtctggagagagggatgacaACCCAAAAGAGAAAAAGACTAACCTCCATGTGGAGAAAAGCGAGGGATGCCATggaacagaggaggaagaggagaagaagaagagtacctcaggagagaaggagcaggagtCAGAGAGAAGCCAGACTGTAGAAGGACAGGTGGACCAGGGAGAGGCCCTCAACACAGACACACCAGCCCATGCTGGGGTGAAAGGTGCTGGGCATGGAGCAACAGACCGGCCGGGTCCCCTGGAAGCCTCCTCTGAGCTGCAGAAAGAAGGGATCAGGCTGAAGATAAAGATCCCTCCCaaccagaggagagagaacatgcgAGAGCAGAAGGGGGAGGAGCAGGGAGATGGGAGGTCTCTGCGGCGATCGGCTCGGATCTGCAGGTAAGGTCCATGATAGAATCTCTTcccatttctttcatcacaataACTGAGGTGACAATTTATCATGTAGAACTGAATAATAGATACAAAATTCTGATTTATTATCATGCTCTCACTCATCCCCGCCGTGCTGGCTGGCTCATAGGGCAGCAACAAAGGCTCTCCACTTCTTCTGACTGTCTTTGGCCATCTTCTCCAACTGTGCCCCAGTTCTGCTGGTATTGTTGGAGCTGTCTCCATTGTGCTGTAATTTGATATTTTACTGATCAACCCTACCTACAGACCCAGCCCAAACAAGGTGGAGAGGCAAGACGCACCCCCAGGGGtgagggaggaagaagaagagaagactgCTCAATGGCAAAAGAAGAGAGAAAACCCTGAGGGACAAAGCAGGACTGTAAAGGTAACTACTTTGTTTTAAAAGTTAATTTACTCATAAGTGATCTAGGAATAAGGCTTTGTATGAAAGTGAAAATGATCATAGCCAAGAAAATGTTGGTTATCAAGGTGATTGATTGTAAatgtgtgttttatgtgtgtgtgtctacagagcAGACGAAGACATCGAGGCGCCCGCTGGTCAAATACTCGAGCGAAGCGATGCAAACcgaatgagggaggagagggggaggaggggagagggggtgggggaagtGGTTGTGACTCAGATGACTCTAGCCAATCAGAGGAGACGCCTAATGAAGATCCCTGCAGCCACTGTGGACTCCCAAACCACCCCGAACTGGTGAGAAGTGTGTGTTTGGAGTACATTGTGTTTTTTGTTTCTTTACATCTTGGCATCCGTATATGACTTATGAAATATTGTGCTTTACTGTGAAGCCAGAAACGGCGTGTGTTTAAACTGTTTCCCTTCTGCAGAGCACTATCTATTCTTGATTTCATGAGTTTATTTACACCAAACAGCTGAATGTGTGCACAACCTGTGTGTTTCTCTGCTGCAGATCCTGCTGTGTGATTCATGTGATAGTGGTTACCACACCGCCTGTCTCAGACCCCCTCTCATGGTCATACCTGAGGGAGAATGGTTCTGCCCGCCCTGCCAACACgtaagtgagagtgagagagagagagagtgtgcgcgtgcgtgcatgTATTAACACTGTCCCTGGTCTCTGTAGAAGCTGCTGTGtgacagactagaggagcagcTGCAGAATTTGGATTGCGCTATGAAGAAAAGAGACAGAGCTGAGAGGaggtcacacacaccacacacatatacacacactcaatcTCACACGGTCTCACTCAaacactgtctcacacacacacactgaaatggtTGTGTAATTCCTGTTTTTTCTCTGTAGGAGGGAGCGTCTGGTGTATGTGGGAATCAGTGTGGAGAACATCATTCCTGTAAGTACACACACAATTAGGAACATTTTGTCTAGAAGGCCAAATGTGCATAAAATAAATGATCATAATCTGaatttgtgtgttgtgttgtgtttctagcaggaaggggaggaagaggagaaacagGCAAAAAAGAAAGATGCAAAAAATACCAAAAATCTGGGAAGGAGGTCTACCAGAACCAGGAAGTGTATCagctacaggtgtgtgtgtgtgtaaataaatTAAAGCCACTAAATAAAATTGTTACCTGCCAAATTGAccgggagaaaaaaaaacatcccATTGTCAAATTTAGTGGAATTCGTTGATAGAACTACATTTGACCGTCATGCTTATTGGTCTAGGTTAATTTGGTGGAATTAAATTGGGGCGTGTGTATTTGCTAGTCATCACACATCTTATTTATCACATGCACACAGCCTACAGAGCCTATTATGAGCATAATATAACTTGTCAAACTCGTTGCTGGAGTGAAACATTTAATTCTAAATGCAATTGGGTGATAAACAGTTGATGGCCATGATTATAGAgctataattatttatttttctcaacTGATAATTGAAGCTGAACATGTGTTATTAAAACTTGTTAAGGCGATGGGTTCCCCTACAGGAACTCCAcccccccgttcagctgaaaaggtggcgcagggaatgcaaaaatattctttagatatatttaacctccacacattaacaagtccaatacctcaaatgaaagataaacaccttgttcatctacccagcgtgtcagatttttaaaatgttttacggcgaaaacacaacatatatttgttagaccaccaccaaaccaaagaaaaaacgtagccattttttccagcaaaagataaaaaatcacaaaagcaggataaaaaaaaaatcaatcactaacctcttgaaaatcttcatcagatgacagtcatatgacatgttacacagtacatttatgttttgttcgataatatgcattttatatccataaatctcggtttacattgacgccatgttcagaaaatcctccaaaatatccggaggaattatagaaagctacgccagataacagaaatactcatcataaactttgactaaagatacacgttctacatataattaaagatacactggttcttaacctgttaagcccacccgacacgcaggcgtctcatctagccatctggaaatgcaaatgcactacgctaaatgctaatagcactcgttaaaactcaaacgttcattaaaacacacatgcagggtactgaattaaagctacactcgttgtgaatccagccaacaagtcagatttttaaaatacttttcggcgaaagcatgagaagctattatctgatagcatgcaacaccccgaaatacctgaaggagacgtaaacaaaataattagcatagccggcgctacacaaaacgcagaaataaaatataaaacattcattacctttgacgatcttctttgttggcactcctagacgtcccataaacatcactattgggtcttttttccgattaaatcggtccatatataccctaaatatcgatctatgaaaagtgtgtgatccaggaaaaaacagcggtttaaaacgcaacgtcattttttaaaattaaaaaagtcgacgataaactttcacaaaacacttcgaaatagttttgtaatccaactttaggtattagtaaacgttaataatctatcaaattgatcacggggcgatgtgtattcaatagctccacgtcttgaaatcatgctTGGAAATTTCTccaccaaaacatcctgtcggagaccggaaggaatgggctctctcttattcatttgaccaagaaacaaagcccaggcaattgacaagactggcgacatcgtgtggaagctgtaggacttgcaatctcagccccatgtagtttgctttccaatagacaatacatgcaagtggcgcattgatatattttccagattttggtgatcagtttttcttccgcttttcgatgaaacacacgttatgttatagtcacagccgtgatttaaccagttttagaaacgtcagagtgttttctatccacacatactaatcatatgcatatactatattcatgagtagcaggacgctgaaatgttgcgcgatttttaacagaatgtttgaaaaagtagggggtaggcttaattaatgcaaccgctgtgtcacatttttttttttacgttacggaaaaagcctagcattgcaataatctgagacggcgctcagacgtaacaatatttctccgccatgttggagtcaatagaaatacaaaattacaacataaatattccctcacctttgatgatctttcatcagaatgtagtgcaatgagtcctagttcaacaataaatcgttttgtttcataatgttctattctagtgtccaagtagcagcatttgctaccactttcagctcacgtggccaaaaaattacttctggtccaggataactTTGCATGAAAACTTCCAAAatacatattacaggtcgaagaaactggtcaaactaagtgcagaatcaatcttcaggatgttataatcatatatatccaatagcattccaaccggatcattcgttttcatctggggctgattggaacagccGAAGCGCTCAAAGACAAACGCGCCACAACAAAATGGCATTATTTTGCGACACCAACTACTTtccttcccattaggtcaaagttcacagcaaatgctccattacactttctactgaatgaggacatctagtggaagacataggaagtgtttccagatccataacttgttgggaagggagggggcgatgacgtcaaatttgccccaactttcaggatttcaaaacttgtttggaagattgcctgccctgtgagtgctgttatactcacagacatcattcaaacagttttagaaacttcagagtgttttctatccaatattaataataatatgcatatattagcaatttaggacagattttgatgcagttcactatgggcacgcaattcatccaaagtggaaatactgccccctatctgtGTTAAGCACTGTTGGTAGACGACTTCATGGGTTACGCAACCAATGCATATGGATCTGGTCAATTTCTCAAATGGCCGGTAAATTAAAATCTTCCCTGTCACGTTGTCCCAATGACAGTATAAATTAATGATAAATGCTGCTCTTGGTTTTCACAAGATTGGAGCATGGCGTATGTAGCTTGTTgatgatacagcccgggatcaaaccagtgtctgtagtgactcctctagcactgagatgcagtgccttagacagctgcgccactcgggatatGGAATTAAAATGTTGAAGGATAGGCTACCAAGACCAAGAGGTAGGCTGCTATTTAATATTCCGAATGGAATTGTTGTTATTTGTAGGATGAGAGCACATGCACTGCAGCCtcagttagcctagctagctaacgttagctagcttaacTAGCTTCTTACaggtttgatgcagtcaagacaggtACTAGGTAATCGTATTCgatgataaataacctagctATGGCAGCTATATATGGCAAaggtaaaggggatacctagtcagttgcacaactgaatgcattcaaccaaaatgtgtcttctgcatttcacccaacccctctgaatcagagaggtgcggggtgcCGCCTTAATCAACGTCAACGGCGCCTGGGGAGCAGTTGCTGTTactggttaactgccttgcacaAGGGCAGAATGGAAGATTTTTCCATCTTGCccactcggggattcgatctatcgagctttcggttactggcacaacgctcttaaccactaggctacccgccgcccaTAGTCTACTATAGGGCGAGTCGGCTCAGTTGGTTGCtctttccctcccttctccctgtgTCACTCACAGTATTGCCTCTCCCGCGTCTGCTAGAGCGGCACCTTTTCCCGTACTCTCAAGCTTTATCAGCTCAGGGTTAATAAAGTCGCTTAAAAAAACGGGGTTTTATatttaaacattttatttatGCATATTGGGTCCGGGTGGGAAAGCCCCAGATCCATTTCGGAATGGGTCCAACTTTTTGGACCCGTCAAGAAATCTTGTGtgagctactccaggaagtgatgttggaggctagctcagtgctgccccctctcattgagtaactcAAGATGAAGGCTgtccggggtactgcaggctgcaaTTAACTTCTTCTATGCACGATTTTAAAACATCTGGTGTATTAGAAGCAATTATTGGTACCATGATTGTCTTCCAAAAAAAATGTGTATGAAGATTGCCATTATTCCATTCAGTATTATGGGGGATCCTGTTTTCTACTAACAATGCGTGCAGTACCGCGGTCGGCCTTGAATTCCTGTGGCTTCCCCCTGCGTTGTCCGGCTCCACATGTTCCTAACGTAAACCccggtgtgtgtgttccaggtttGATGACTTTGATGACGCCATTGATGAAGCGATAGAGGAAGACGTCAAAGATGCTGATGGGGGAGGTGAgaaatatagaggagagagaaagggaatgagTGTGTACACTGGGGAATGAATGGCTctcaaatggcaccgtattccctatatcAGGGATCATCCACTAGATTCAGCCAAGGGctgatttttctttttttttcttgagcggatggtcggggggGCATCATTTCAAAACTTGCTTGCATTTGTATAAATTCATGTGtctctattatgtgtgggaaaatatgattatttattttctgGGGCAAAGGAAACTTGGGGGAACAAATAAAATCACCCATGGGCCAAATCCGGCCCGCGGGATGCCAATTGgggaaccctgccctatatagttgcactacttttgaccagagctctaagggtcctggtcaatagtagtgcacaatgtagggaatatggtgtcattttggATGCATCCAAAATGAGGAACAAGATGCAAACAAGAGGGtttagattagaggtcgaccgatttataaTTTTTCAACGtcgatacagattattggaggaccaaaaaagcagataTCGATTAAttggctgatttttttatttatttatttgtaataatgacaattacaacaatactgaatgaacacttattttaacttaatataatacataaataaaatcaatttagcctcaaataaattgtgttggagaagaaagtaaaagaagaaagtaaaagtgcaatatgttccatgtaagaaagctaacgtttaaattccttgctcagaacatgagaacatatgaaagctggtggttccttttaacatgagtcttcaatattcccaggtaataagttttaggttgtagttattataggaattataggactatttctctctataccatttggatttcatatacctttgactattggatgttcttataggcactttagtattgccagtgtaacagtatagcttccgtccctctcctcgcccctacctgggctcgaaccaggaacacatcgacaacagccaccctcgaagcagcgttacccatgcagagcaaggggaataactactcagagtctcagagcgagtaacgtttgaaacgctattagcgcgcaccccgctaactagctagtcatttcacatcggttacaccagcctaatctcgggagatgataggcttgaagtcataaacagctcaatgcttgaagcacaacgaagagctgctggcaaaacgcacgaaagtgctgtttgaatgaatgcttacgagcctgctggtgcctaccatcgctcagtcagactgctctatcaaatcatagacttaattataacataataacacacaaatacgagccttaggtcattaatatggtcgaatctggaaactatcatctcgaaaacaagacgtttattctttcagtaaaatagggaaccgttctgtattttatctaacgggtggcatccataagtctaaatattcctgttacattgcacaaccttcaatgttatgtcataattatgtaaaattc containing:
- the LOC115136841 gene encoding LOW QUALITY PROTEIN: remodeling and spacing factor 1-like (The sequence of the model RefSeq protein was modified relative to this genomic sequence to represent the inferred CDS: inserted 1 base in 1 codon) is translated as MAASAAAQGSNPGLCPSFAVVCSFLERYGQALDLPELTFPQMERYLRDTSTVPKPLVELHVKLLRKLGKSVSADKWERYLAKVCQDINSSWAWELEHKGYQDMSMECKTSILKYLCEIQFDDNLKFKTLVNEEEAEAMRLQPLGRDRQGLMYWLQTDAQHNIRLYTEEQDDWDGSTWSCIVRTRNDLXEALDLLKTQLDPEHKEKEEGEMEKEMDREKGGSNCATPVERGRRGQEEGEAGGEVKVEEEEAARQMRKAEEDEKKSKERGKNEEDEEKREKSRSSSYPESTSTDVNMASLAEKETPTKLAPVVSVKEENIAVEMKEEREKEKQGEKEEGEKQSGRKEERSEVIDNRVSTITALVKEEPQTLSNSPSNAVSVVMVPISATMKQEVPPVKEEAERALRTDQQAKIPLKKRELFGANRHHSNTHHNNNDMHSNHHNNSHSSSTSSSIIVRNPSVTHTKEEQLGRQSTPDGGLAVTLPEELTNGGAPLNGLGGLIGGICHVGVICRPASQQQDGGSVCTERTRLGSEEGEERARAPDKERSRQSVLVRKSPGWGETGAPSPLEPRGQERQAGGEEREGERARNEQGERSRERLGEDGREKARENLHGDQSGERDDNPKEKKTNLHVEKSEGCHGTEEEEEKKKSTSGEKEQESERSQTVEGQVDQGEALNTDTPAHAGVKGAGHGATDRPGPLEASSELQKEGIRLKIKIPPNQRRENMREQKGEEQGDGRSLRRSARICRPSPNKVERQDAPPGVREEEEEKTAQWQKKRENPEGQSRTVKSRRRHRGARWSNTRAKRCKPNEGGEGEEGRGGGGSGCDSDDSSQSEETPNEDPCSHCGLPNHPELILLCDSCDSGYHTACLRPPLMVIPEGEWFCPPCQHKLLCDRLEEQLQNLDCAMKKRDRAERRRERLVYVGISVENIIPQEGEEEEKQAKKKDAKNTKNLGRRSTRTRKCISYRFDDFDDAIDEAIEEDVKDADGGGVGRDKDIATISEEGKEKRGPTTAQAPPTRSRKRRRLNDLESDSTAAESEEEFQLSASTEEEFVASGDEEAASDVDSFASDPGFVSQSTRAQRRAPKQRTTRTSAKCKKHPRRRRRGWGEEESEDEEEEIETSDLSDSDEDRKRCGLRRGRKREVNYRETSESEGSQATTNKDKAKSGRRLSSSNSDESSHSRESEEEEKRGKRWREEVEETRTRGKKRGGEKMGRGKRREVLIGQRRKHLALLKKCRPSTKDNEDDNGEPESSSEEDRPIRKRLNRIDSDEEGKNKEADEEEKLRKTLSKDEESNSPNRQQASRGSMRPGAESAALSRDRAARAGQNRSNSPPPPDQSDA